The following coding sequences lie in one bacterium genomic window:
- the tsaB gene encoding tRNA (adenosine(37)-N6)-threonylcarbamoyltransferase complex dimerization subunit type 1 TsaB: protein MLTLALDTATRWGRFAVADSDGVLAWRPLNVGGSYADALLPVIGDVLAEAGRRRDELEAIAVTVGPGSFTGVRIGVATAKALAWGLGCRLYPVSTLAAMAAALLAEHAEAELAVPALDARRGEIFAAVYRRADVWTGALAAPAAATGDQWWARVLETVGDPDAPVYGGEGAALLLGHGESLRAELSARGAPVLRRWSAAHPATARELALAVARGEVPAVDPFLLTPEYLRASDAELNRHLDCTPRIPDAAPSGHESRRDPS, encoded by the coding sequence ATGCTGACCCTGGCCCTCGACACCGCCACGCGCTGGGGTCGCTTTGCCGTTGCCGACAGCGACGGCGTCCTGGCCTGGCGCCCGCTCAACGTGGGCGGCAGCTACGCCGACGCGCTGCTGCCGGTCATCGGCGACGTCCTGGCCGAGGCCGGCAGGCGCCGTGACGAGCTCGAGGCCATTGCCGTCACCGTCGGCCCCGGCAGCTTCACCGGCGTGCGCATCGGCGTGGCCACGGCCAAGGCGCTGGCCTGGGGCCTGGGTTGTCGCCTCTACCCGGTCTCGACGCTGGCCGCCATGGCGGCCGCCCTGCTGGCCGAGCACGCGGAGGCCGAACTGGCCGTGCCGGCGCTCGATGCCCGACGCGGCGAGATCTTCGCCGCCGTCTACCGGCGCGCCGATGTCTGGACGGGCGCCCTGGCGGCGCCCGCTGCCGCGACCGGCGACCAGTGGTGGGCGAGGGTGCTCGAGACCGTCGGCGATCCGGACGCCCCGGTCTACGGCGGCGAGGGCGCGGCCCTGCTGCTCGGCCATGGCGAGTCGCTGCGCGCGGAGTTGTCGGCGCGCGGTGCTCCCGTACTGCGGCGCTGGTCGGCCGCTCATCCGGCGACGGCGCGTGAACTGGCGCTGGCCGTCGCGCGCGGCGAGGTGCCGGCAGTCGACCCGTTCCTGCTGACGCCGGAATACCTGCGGGCTTCGGACGCCGAACTCAACCGCCACCTCGACTGCACGCCCCGCATTCCCGATGCCGCCCCCAGCGGGCACGAGTCCCGGCGGGACCCGTCGTGA
- a CDS encoding ROK family protein produces MTRDLYLGVDAGGTAVKYEIDDADGAAVGGGEVPTDPTDVAHTLRTLAADAAAKLGGPGLPRLAAAGLACAGIVNPVTGRLGRSPNLPGWEGRDLGGAMAAAFGDVPVALANDVNCALYGEFHYGAGRGCHDVVMIALGTGVGGAVIVNGSLLVGSHFGAGEIGHMVLEADGPLCTCGGRGCLEAWSGSTGLLRATREALACGAASPALQALAQRRGAALETRDLADLAEAGDSVAREIFAVAGRRLGQAVANLVNVLDPDRVIIGGGVARAGELILGPCRERALPLILAAEARSLPIVPAELGPRAAAVGAASLAREKARGTH; encoded by the coding sequence GTGACCAGGGACCTGTACCTCGGCGTCGATGCCGGCGGCACCGCCGTCAAGTACGAGATCGACGATGCGGACGGCGCGGCCGTCGGCGGGGGCGAGGTGCCCACCGACCCGACCGACGTCGCTCATACGCTGCGCACGCTGGCTGCCGACGCCGCCGCGAAGCTCGGGGGCCCCGGACTGCCGAGGCTGGCTGCGGCAGGCCTGGCCTGCGCCGGCATCGTCAATCCGGTCACCGGTCGGCTGGGTCGTTCGCCCAACCTGCCCGGCTGGGAAGGCCGCGACCTGGGCGGCGCCATGGCCGCAGCCTTCGGCGATGTCCCGGTGGCCCTGGCCAACGACGTGAATTGCGCCCTGTACGGCGAGTTCCACTACGGCGCCGGCCGCGGCTGCCACGACGTCGTGATGATCGCGCTCGGCACGGGGGTGGGCGGGGCCGTGATCGTCAACGGATCGCTGCTGGTCGGTTCGCATTTCGGCGCCGGCGAGATCGGGCACATGGTGCTCGAGGCCGACGGCCCGCTGTGCACCTGCGGCGGTCGGGGCTGCCTCGAGGCCTGGTCCGGCAGCACCGGCCTGTTGCGCGCCACTCGCGAGGCGCTGGCCTGCGGAGCCGCTTCGCCGGCATTGCAGGCCCTGGCGCAGCGACGCGGCGCGGCGCTCGAGACACGCGACCTGGCCGACCTTGCCGAGGCCGGTGATTCCGTCGCGCGGGAGATCTTCGCGGTTGCCGGTCGACGTCTTGGCCAGGCCGTGGCCAACCTCGTCAATGTACTGGACCCGGACCGTGTCATCATCGGCGGCGGCGTCGCGCGGGCGGGCGAACTGATCCTCGGGCCATGCCGCGAGCGTGCCCTGCCGCTGATCCTCGCCGCCGAGGCGCGTTCGTTGCCGATCGTCCCGGCCGAACTGGGACCTCGGGCCGCGGCCGTGGGTGCCGCCAGCCTGGCGCGCGAGAAAGCGCGGGGCACGCACTGA
- the rimI gene encoding ribosomal protein S18-alanine N-acetyltransferase, translated as MTGAGSLTVREGGPLDLAQVIAIENSSFTDPWSPESLLGELMGDRLRLPLVAERAGEVVGFLMAWRVADQLHVLNIAAAPGCRREGIGTALLREAARQGLEQGLLEATLEVRRSNTAGRAFYRRHGFHETGVRPRYYADNGEDAIILDCALEGLARA; from the coding sequence GTGACCGGTGCCGGCAGCCTGACCGTGCGCGAAGGCGGCCCGCTCGACCTGGCGCAGGTCATCGCCATCGAGAACTCCAGTTTCACCGATCCCTGGTCGCCGGAGTCGTTGCTGGGCGAGCTGATGGGCGATCGCCTGCGGCTGCCGCTGGTGGCCGAGCGCGCCGGGGAAGTGGTGGGGTTCCTCATGGCCTGGCGGGTGGCCGACCAGCTGCACGTGCTGAACATCGCCGCTGCACCCGGGTGTCGCCGGGAGGGCATCGGGACGGCGCTCCTGCGTGAAGCCGCCCGGCAGGGGCTCGAGCAGGGGTTGCTGGAAGCGACGCTGGAAGTCAGGCGCAGCAACACGGCGGGCCGGGCCTTCTACCGGCGCCACGGCTTCCATGAAACCGGCGTGCGCCCAAGGTATTACGCCGACAACGGGGAAGACGCGATCATCCTCGACTGCGCCCTCGAGGGCCTGGCCCGCGCCTGA
- a CDS encoding acetyl-CoA carboxylase carboxyltransferase subunit beta, translating to MKPACAQGITPTTGKTRSSSTAPSRAWPAPEAAATAWNVPGGTGRVPNEGLSAPRPGRYLVSNPHAGGVTVAGVCGIIREAPVSWLNEAAKGIKVLSTQKKDIPDNLWRKCPQCSEILYHRELDRNLWVCGACGHHLPFTTEQYLELLFDEGSWGETHRGITSKDALDFRDAKRYRDRIRATRLKTGKEDAVITGRGEIGRIPVSASIMDFSFMGGSMGSVVGEKIARALLDSLRYREAAIILSQSGGARMQESLLSLMQMAKTSAVLARLRREGIPFISILTNPTTGGVTASYATLGDLNIAEPGALIGFAGPRVIKQTIGGDLPPGFQSSEFLLEHGMVDVICERKNLKSTLELTLQWFTEGRDVSVRRPPRG from the coding sequence ATGAAACCGGCGTGCGCCCAAGGTATTACGCCGACAACGGGGAAGACGCGATCATCCTCGACTGCGCCCTCGAGGGCCTGGCCCGCGCCTGAGGCGGCAGCAACCGCCTGGAATGTCCCGGGGGGCACGGGGCGGGTCCCGAATGAAGGGTTGTCCGCCCCCCGTCCGGGGCGCTACCTTGTCTCGAATCCACACGCCGGCGGCGTGACTGTCGCCGGCGTCTGCGGCATTATCCGGGAGGCTCCCGTGTCCTGGTTGAATGAGGCTGCCAAGGGCATCAAGGTCCTGAGCACGCAGAAGAAGGACATCCCCGACAACCTGTGGCGCAAGTGCCCGCAGTGCTCGGAGATCCTCTACCACCGCGAGCTGGACCGCAACCTGTGGGTCTGCGGCGCCTGCGGTCACCACCTGCCCTTCACGACCGAGCAGTACCTCGAACTGCTCTTCGACGAGGGCAGCTGGGGCGAGACGCACCGCGGCATCACCAGCAAGGACGCCCTCGACTTCCGCGACGCAAAGCGCTATCGCGACCGCATCCGCGCGACCAGGCTCAAGACGGGCAAGGAAGACGCGGTGATCACCGGCCGCGGCGAGATCGGGCGCATCCCGGTGTCGGCGTCGATCATGGATTTTTCGTTCATGGGCGGCAGCATGGGGTCGGTGGTGGGCGAGAAGATCGCGCGCGCCCTGCTTGATTCGCTGCGCTACCGCGAGGCGGCCATCATCCTGAGCCAGAGCGGCGGCGCCCGCATGCAGGAATCGCTGCTCTCGCTGATGCAGATGGCCAAGACCAGCGCGGTGCTGGCGCGATTGCGGCGGGAAGGCATCCCGTTCATCTCCATCCTCACGAACCCGACCACCGGCGGCGTGACCGCGAGCTACGCCACGCTCGGCGACCTGAACATCGCCGAGCCGGGCGCGCTGATCGGGTTCGCCGGGCCGCGGGTCATCAAGCAGACCATCGGCGGCGACCTGCCGCCCGGGTTCCAGTCCTCCGAGTTCCTGCTCGAGCACGGCATGGTCGACGTGATCTGCGAGCGCAAGAACCTCAAGAGCACGCTCGAGTTGACCCTGCAGTGGTTCACCGAAGGGCGCGACGTTTCGGTGCGGCGGCCGCCGCGGGGGTAG
- the tsaE gene encoding tRNA (adenosine(37)-N6)-threonylcarbamoyltransferase complex ATPase subunit type 1 TsaE yields the protein MTTGHVIPDAAGFPAGVVTTGPTATAGLGARVAGLLRGGEILLLHGGLGAGKTCFVQGLCRGLDVTGEVVSPTFTLVNTYEGRFRVHHLDFYRIESTADLVDIGVPDLLDEVADGAAVIAAEWPGPLLGTLGSLPFLELLALPLPAVDDREWRLRGRPEPAAAWRGIFAPGDGPC from the coding sequence ATGACCACCGGGCACGTCATTCCCGATGCGGCGGGGTTCCCCGCCGGCGTCGTGACCACTGGTCCGACGGCGACGGCCGGGCTCGGCGCGCGTGTCGCCGGCCTGCTGCGCGGCGGCGAGATCCTGCTGCTGCACGGCGGGCTCGGCGCCGGCAAGACCTGCTTCGTGCAGGGGCTCTGCCGCGGCCTCGACGTGACCGGCGAGGTGGTGTCGCCCACGTTCACCCTGGTCAACACCTACGAAGGCCGGTTCCGCGTGCATCACCTCGACTTCTACCGCATCGAGTCGACGGCCGACCTGGTCGATATCGGCGTGCCAGACCTGCTGGACGAGGTGGCCGACGGCGCGGCGGTCATCGCCGCCGAATGGCCGGGCCCCCTCCTGGGCACGCTCGGCTCGTTGCCGTTCCTGGAACTGCTGGCGCTGCCGCTGCCAGCCGTCGACGACCGCGAATGGCGGCTGCGCGGGCGGCCGGAACCCGCGGCAGCCTGGCGCGGGATCTTCGCGCCGGGAGACGGCCCATGCTGA
- a CDS encoding response regulator, producing MAFRILWIDDNIEELRSHVVYLGEKGYAVEGATNGMDGLAMLREKPYDAILLDEMMPGMGGLETLEGIRRINEHVPVIMITKSEAEDLVTRAIGKRIDDYLVKPVSPLQILSALKRQLEARKLAGEEVARGYMSNFMKLGDRFATAATPDDWLAIYGDLVTWSLDLFAYADHGLLQTLEEQYTAANLAFAKFVRRHYKDWVNAAPGSGGPLLSPQVFETWIAPEIENHKQVFWIVIDCMRLDQLRMIEPMLEEFYHLDRRHYWSILPTATPYARNALFAGLHPLDIARGYPQWWIASADHDGSRNAHEGELLEEQLKRLGSPAAGNSRYYKVSDARDTDHLYRNLGSLGGTRLVAGVYNFLDMMAHGRSQNRILKELAPDEAAFRTLMRSWFEHSNLYDVLKTLARRDCAVILTTDHGSKLCRRAVQIRGNRDTSSNVRYKFGDNLGVDEDKVMLMKNPEDYRLPAQTSIENYAITTEGNYLVYPTNFHEYERLYRDSFQHGGISLEEMICPFLVLKPR from the coding sequence ACGCCATCCTTCTTGACGAGATGATGCCCGGCATGGGCGGCCTCGAGACGCTCGAGGGGATTCGCCGCATCAACGAGCACGTGCCCGTGATCATGATCACCAAGAGCGAGGCCGAGGACCTGGTCACGCGCGCCATCGGCAAGCGCATCGACGACTACCTGGTCAAGCCGGTGTCGCCCCTGCAGATCCTCTCGGCGCTCAAGCGCCAGCTCGAGGCGCGCAAGCTGGCGGGCGAGGAGGTGGCGCGCGGCTACATGAGCAACTTCATGAAGCTGGGCGACCGCTTCGCCACGGCGGCCACGCCCGACGACTGGCTGGCGATCTACGGCGACCTGGTGACCTGGAGCCTCGACCTCTTCGCCTATGCCGACCACGGCCTGCTGCAGACCCTGGAGGAGCAGTACACGGCGGCCAACCTGGCCTTCGCCAAGTTCGTCCGTCGCCACTACAAGGACTGGGTGAACGCAGCGCCCGGCAGCGGCGGCCCGCTGCTGAGCCCTCAGGTCTTCGAGACGTGGATCGCGCCCGAGATCGAGAACCACAAGCAGGTCTTCTGGATCGTGATCGACTGCATGCGGCTCGACCAGTTGCGGATGATCGAGCCGATGCTCGAGGAATTCTACCATCTCGACCGCCGCCACTACTGGTCGATCCTGCCCACCGCCACGCCGTACGCGCGCAACGCGCTGTTCGCCGGCCTGCACCCGCTGGATATCGCCCGCGGCTACCCGCAGTGGTGGATCGCGTCGGCCGACCACGACGGCAGCCGCAACGCGCACGAGGGCGAGCTGCTGGAGGAGCAGCTGAAGCGCCTGGGCAGTCCCGCGGCCGGCAACAGCCGCTACTACAAGGTCTCGGACGCGCGCGACACCGACCATCTCTACCGCAACCTGGGTTCGCTCGGCGGCACGCGCCTGGTGGCCGGCGTCTACAATTTCCTCGACATGATGGCGCACGGGCGCAGCCAGAACCGCATCCTGAAGGAGCTGGCGCCCGACGAGGCGGCGTTCCGCACGTTGATGCGCTCGTGGTTCGAGCACTCGAACCTCTACGATGTCCTGAAGACGCTCGCCCGGCGCGACTGCGCCGTGATCCTGACCACCGACCACGGCTCGAAGCTCTGCCGGCGCGCGGTACAGATCCGCGGCAACCGCGACACGAGCAGCAACGTGCGCTACAAGTTCGGGGACAACCTCGGGGTCGACGAGGACAAGGTCATGCTGATGAAGAACCCCGAGGACTACCGGCTGCCGGCGCAGACATCGATCGAGAACTACGCCATCACCACCGAGGGCAACTACCTCGTCTACCCGACGAATTTCCACGAATACGAGCGGCTGTACCGGGACAGCTTCCAGCACGGCGGCATCAGCCTCGAGGAGATGATCTGCCCGTTCCTCGTCCTGAAGCCGCGTTGA